In Alteromonas naphthalenivorans, one DNA window encodes the following:
- a CDS encoding prepilin peptidase, translating into MEAILLTSQLYPWLFYLFVFVVSLMVGSFLNVVIHRLPIMMENSWKQEYASYFSETNSENEDIQAAGEQTLPETFNLAKPDSTCPSCGHKIRAWENIPIISYLFLRGKCANCKTPISIRYPLVELFTALTCTFAAYYFGPTPQAIWAVIFTYILIALIFIDLDKMLLPDQLTLPLLWLGLILSTQSIFVGPVDAIIGAAAGYLSLWSVFWLFKIVTGKEGMGYGDFKILAALGAFTGWQGLPIIILLSSIVGAIAGIAIMMFQNKGKSLAIPFGPYLAVAGWITLFYKDSIITHYLKWALQ; encoded by the coding sequence ATGGAAGCGATATTGCTTACCAGCCAATTATACCCGTGGTTATTCTACCTCTTTGTTTTCGTGGTTAGCTTAATGGTAGGAAGCTTCTTAAATGTAGTTATTCATCGCTTGCCCATTATGATGGAAAACAGTTGGAAGCAGGAATACGCCAGTTACTTTAGTGAAACAAATAGCGAAAATGAAGATATTCAAGCTGCTGGTGAGCAAACTCTTCCTGAAACGTTTAATTTAGCCAAGCCAGACAGCACCTGCCCTAGTTGCGGTCATAAAATTCGGGCTTGGGAAAATATTCCTATTATTAGCTATCTTTTCCTGCGCGGAAAATGCGCCAACTGTAAAACTCCTATTTCTATTCGCTATCCATTAGTAGAGTTATTTACAGCGCTAACTTGTACGTTCGCCGCCTACTATTTTGGCCCTACACCTCAAGCAATATGGGCGGTGATATTTACTTATATTCTTATCGCCTTAATTTTTATCGATTTAGATAAAATGCTGCTTCCAGACCAACTTACTCTACCCTTACTTTGGCTTGGTTTAATACTTAGCACCCAATCCATTTTTGTTGGGCCAGTTGACGCCATTATTGGTGCCGCCGCCGGATATTTGAGTTTATGGTCTGTATTCTGGTTGTTTAAAATAGTCACCGGAAAGGAAGGCATGGGATATGGCGACTTTAAAATATTAGCAGCTCTTGGTGCCTTTACTGGCTGGCAAGGTTTACCCATCATTATTTTATTGTCTTCAATAGTCGGTGCAATCGCCGGCATTGCCATTATGATGTTCCAAAACAAAGGAAAATCACTGGCTATCCCCTTCGGGCCCTATTTGGCCGTTGCTGGTTGGATAACCTTATTTTATAAAGACTCGATTATTACCCACTATTTAAAATGGGCACTGCAGTAA
- a CDS encoding pilin, protein MMNMKTKNQKGFTLIELMIVVAIIGILAAIALPAYQTYTKKSKFTEVVMATTAFKTAFEVSAQTGEFSAIGDADAGTNGLPPNITTSTGRVLEVKIENGVITAKGTTEVDSYTYILTPSGIVAPITWAKTGTCVAAGVC, encoded by the coding sequence ATGATGAACATGAAAACTAAAAACCAAAAGGGTTTCACCCTAATCGAATTAATGATCGTTGTTGCCATTATCGGTATTTTGGCGGCAATCGCTTTACCTGCTTATCAAACTTATACTAAAAAGTCTAAGTTCACAGAAGTAGTAATGGCTACCACTGCATTTAAAACGGCTTTTGAAGTTTCTGCTCAAACGGGTGAATTTTCCGCTATTGGTGACGCAGATGCTGGAACTAACGGCCTTCCACCAAATATCACGACTTCAACAGGCCGCGTTTTAGAAGTTAAGATTGAAAATGGTGTTATTACAGCTAAGGGCACAACTGAAGTTGATAGCTATACCTACATTCTTACCCCTAGCGGAATTGTTGCGCCAATCACATGGGCAAAAACAGGTACTTGTGTAGCTGCTGGAGTGTGCTAA
- a CDS encoding type II secretion system F family protein translates to MKAAIVYEWQGKDGRGNSRKGEISAANLKEAKMQLRKQGVSVRKVKKQQKSLFSRGGQKITAADISVFSRQIATMLAAGVTLIQSLDMISQGHAKASMRKLLGDITNEVRSGNPLSSSLRKHPEYFDDLYCDLVYTGEQSGALETIYDRIATYKEKAEALKSKIKKAMFYPVAVVVVALIVTTILLVFVVPQFEEIFSSFGAELPAFTLFVLAISNFVQSYGIFIGIGIGIAGYMFMRAHKKSQSFRDRVDRAVLKIPVIGEILKKASIARFTRTLATTFAAGVPLIGALESAAGASGNAVFRDAIMFMRKEVAGGMPMHTSMRATNVFPDMVTQMVAIGEESGSVDSMLSKIATIYEAEVDDMVDGLTSLLEPMIMAVLGVVIGGLIVAMYLPIFEMGNVV, encoded by the coding sequence GTGAAGGCTGCAATAGTTTACGAATGGCAAGGTAAAGATGGGCGAGGTAACAGCCGCAAAGGTGAGATATCGGCTGCCAACCTTAAAGAAGCCAAAATGCAACTTCGTAAACAAGGCGTCTCAGTTAGAAAAGTAAAAAAACAGCAGAAATCCCTATTTAGTCGTGGCGGCCAAAAAATTACCGCTGCAGACATTTCAGTATTTTCACGCCAAATTGCCACTATGCTGGCTGCTGGTGTTACCCTTATCCAATCTTTAGACATGATATCTCAAGGTCATGCAAAAGCATCAATGCGTAAATTGCTCGGCGATATCACTAATGAAGTTCGCTCGGGTAACCCGTTATCAAGCTCACTGCGTAAACATCCTGAATATTTTGACGATTTATATTGCGACTTGGTTTACACCGGAGAACAATCAGGTGCGCTTGAAACCATTTACGACCGAATAGCCACCTATAAAGAAAAAGCGGAAGCACTTAAATCAAAAATTAAAAAAGCGATGTTTTACCCTGTAGCTGTGGTGGTAGTCGCGCTTATTGTAACCACCATATTGTTGGTGTTTGTGGTACCTCAATTTGAAGAAATTTTTAGTAGTTTCGGGGCTGAGCTTCCTGCCTTTACACTCTTTGTACTCGCCATCTCGAATTTTGTGCAAAGTTACGGGATATTTATAGGCATCGGAATTGGTATAGCTGGCTACATGTTTATGCGCGCTCATAAGAAAAGCCAAAGCTTTCGCGATAGAGTTGATAGAGCGGTTCTTAAAATTCCCGTTATTGGGGAAATACTCAAAAAAGCCAGTATCGCACGGTTTACTCGCACTCTCGCAACCACCTTTGCTGCCGGTGTACCTTTAATTGGCGCACTTGAATCGGCTGCTGGCGCGTCGGGTAATGCGGTCTTTAGAGACGCCATCATGTTTATGCGAAAAGAAGTGGCAGGCGGCATGCCAATGCATACATCAATGCGCGCTACCAATGTATTTCCTGATATGGTGACGCAGATGGTGGCCATCGGTGAAGAGTCTGGCTCAGTTGACTCTATGTTAAGCAAAATTGCTACCATCTATGAAGCCGAAGTGGATGATATGGTCGATGGCTTAACCAGCTTATTAGAGCCAATGATTATGGCTGTGCTAGGCGTAGTGATTGGCGGCCTTATCGTCGCGATGTACCTTCCCATATTTGAAATGGGTAATGTGGTATAA
- the coaE gene encoding dephospho-CoA kinase (Dephospho-CoA kinase (CoaE) performs the final step in coenzyme A biosynthesis.), translating into MVATKTAQAEPKRPSNKSDKVVIGLTGGIGSGKSAATNKFAALGIDIIDADEVAREVVTLGSEGLTKITEHFGHAILLEDGTLNRAALRECVFNNSEEKQWLNQLLHPLIRKTMLQQIADSTSHYCILSVPLLVEGNLSELCDRVIVVDCPESMQLERAMQRDGSTKQLIESIMASQATRKERLSAADDVIDNSKTIEFLNKQVIALHNEYSRKYSANNENSS; encoded by the coding sequence ATGGTAGCAACGAAAACAGCACAAGCAGAACCAAAGAGGCCTTCGAATAAAAGCGATAAAGTCGTGATTGGCCTTACCGGCGGAATTGGTAGTGGAAAGTCTGCCGCTACGAATAAATTCGCAGCGTTAGGTATTGATATTATTGACGCCGATGAAGTGGCTAGAGAGGTTGTTACGCTTGGCAGTGAAGGGTTAACTAAAATAACCGAGCATTTTGGCCACGCTATTTTGTTAGAAGATGGCACCCTAAATAGGGCAGCGTTACGAGAGTGTGTTTTTAATAATAGCGAAGAAAAGCAATGGCTCAATCAATTGTTACATCCGCTTATTCGCAAAACTATGCTGCAACAAATAGCTGACTCGACTAGCCATTATTGTATTTTATCGGTTCCTTTACTGGTTGAGGGCAACCTTAGTGAATTATGCGATCGGGTCATTGTAGTAGATTGCCCCGAATCCATGCAGCTTGAACGAGCCATGCAACGCGATGGCAGTACCAAGCAACTAATTGAAAGTATTATGGCATCGCAAGCGACCAGAAAAGAACGATTATCCGCGGCTGATGATGTCATCGATAATAGTAAAACTATTGAGTTTCTCAACAAGCAAGTAATCGCGCTACATAACGAATACTCCCGTAAATACAGTGCAAATAACGAAAATTCTTCGTAA